A single genomic interval of Ammospiza caudacuta isolate bAmmCau1 chromosome 19, bAmmCau1.pri, whole genome shotgun sequence harbors:
- the LOC131566062 gene encoding ankyrin repeat domain-containing protein 40-like isoform X1: MSGAAEARELEERLREAAALGDVAEVRRLLGAGADIDSRNEINGWTCLHWACKRNHAQVVSCLLEAGADKHILTAKGELAAQLTSKPDIRKILGEEQTECQGVKDLNLSIVANYLANPFPNIYTEESIPGSLAESQSESASISSASQSETSPCPSTAQAERICIPTSCSSGEISPAADAAARPPPVPTVPAAAACASPGVPHGPGCPLATTPSLGLCSPGVSGQALPLQPHTSPSSPTPTFQPFFFTGTFPYNMQELVLKVRVQNLRDNDFIEIELDRQELTYQDLLRVSCCELGVNPEEVEKIRKLPNTLLRKDKDVARLQDFQELELVLTRSDSSPFRNAAAALMEQPCFNSRASKLTY, from the exons ATGAGCGGAGCGGCGGAGGCGCGGGAGCTGGAAGAGCGGCTGCGAGAGGCGGCGGCCCTGGGGGACGTGGCGGAGGTGCGGCGGCTGCTGGGCGCGGGGGCGGACATCGACTCCCGCAACGAGATCAATGGCTG GACCTGCCTGCACTGGGCCTGTAAGCGGAACCATGCCCAAGTGGTGTCCTGCCTGCTGGAGGCTGGCGCAGACAAGCACATCCTCACTGCTAAGGGAGAGCTGGCGGCACAGCTAACCTCGAAACCAGACATCCGCAAGATTTTGGGAG AGGAACAAACTGAATGTCAAGGAGTGAAGGATTTAAATTTATCCATTGTTGCGAACTACTTGGCCAACCCATTCCCTAACATTTACACCGAAGAAAGCATTCCAGGCAGCTTGGCAGAATCCCAGAGTGAAAGTGCTTCCATCTCTTCTGCTTCCCAGAGTGAAACTAGCCCTTGTCCATCGACAGCTCAGGCTGAGAGGATCTGCATACCCACGTCATGCAGCAGCGGCGAGATTTCCCCAGCAGCGGATGCAGCAGCCCGGccaccccctgtgcccaccGTCCCTGCAGCCGCAGCGTGTGCCAGCCCAGGGGTGCCCCATGGCCCCGGCTGCCCCCTGGCCACGacccccagcctggggctctgctccccaggagtATCCGGCCAGGCCTTGCCTCTGCAGCCTCAcacctcccccagcagccccacgcCCACCTTCCAGCCCTTTTTCTTCACTGGAACATTCCCATATAACATGCAAG AACTTGTACTTAAGGTCAGAGTCCAGAACCTGAGAGACAATGACTTCATTGAGATTGAACTGGACAGACAAGAATTGACCTACCAAGATCTGCTCAGAGTGAGCTGCTGTGAACTGGGTGTTAATCCAGAGGAAGTAGAGAAGATCAGAAAACTACCCAATACACTTCTAAGAAAG GACAAGGATGTTGCCAGACTCCAGGACttccaagagctggagctggtcCTGACGAGAAGTGACAGCTCTCCTTTCCGGAACGCTGCGGCTGCGCTGATGGAGCAGCCGTGCTTCAACAGCAGAGCATCCAAGCTGACCTACTGA
- the LOC131566062 gene encoding ankyrin repeat domain-containing protein 40-like isoform X2: protein MSGAAEARELEERLREAAALGDVAEVRRLLGAGADIDSRNEINGWTCLHWACKRNHAQVVSCLLEAGADKHILTAKGELAAQLTSKPDIRKILGEEQTECQGVKDLNLSIVANYLANPFPNIYTEESIPGSLAESQSESASISSASQSETSPCPSTAQAERICIPTSCSSGEISPAADAAARPPPVPTVPAAAACASPGVPHGPGCPLATTPSLGLCSPGVSGQALPLQPHTSPSSPTPTFQPFFFTGTFPYNMQELVLKVRVQNLRDNDFIEIELDRQELTYQDLLRVSCCELGVNPEEVEKIRKLPNTLLRKRSVDESGHKSWLSDMHKYSQIIMKLKEKKKFEEKNQTNLLHF from the exons ATGAGCGGAGCGGCGGAGGCGCGGGAGCTGGAAGAGCGGCTGCGAGAGGCGGCGGCCCTGGGGGACGTGGCGGAGGTGCGGCGGCTGCTGGGCGCGGGGGCGGACATCGACTCCCGCAACGAGATCAATGGCTG GACCTGCCTGCACTGGGCCTGTAAGCGGAACCATGCCCAAGTGGTGTCCTGCCTGCTGGAGGCTGGCGCAGACAAGCACATCCTCACTGCTAAGGGAGAGCTGGCGGCACAGCTAACCTCGAAACCAGACATCCGCAAGATTTTGGGAG AGGAACAAACTGAATGTCAAGGAGTGAAGGATTTAAATTTATCCATTGTTGCGAACTACTTGGCCAACCCATTCCCTAACATTTACACCGAAGAAAGCATTCCAGGCAGCTTGGCAGAATCCCAGAGTGAAAGTGCTTCCATCTCTTCTGCTTCCCAGAGTGAAACTAGCCCTTGTCCATCGACAGCTCAGGCTGAGAGGATCTGCATACCCACGTCATGCAGCAGCGGCGAGATTTCCCCAGCAGCGGATGCAGCAGCCCGGccaccccctgtgcccaccGTCCCTGCAGCCGCAGCGTGTGCCAGCCCAGGGGTGCCCCATGGCCCCGGCTGCCCCCTGGCCACGacccccagcctggggctctgctccccaggagtATCCGGCCAGGCCTTGCCTCTGCAGCCTCAcacctcccccagcagccccacgcCCACCTTCCAGCCCTTTTTCTTCACTGGAACATTCCCATATAACATGCAAG AACTTGTACTTAAGGTCAGAGTCCAGAACCTGAGAGACAATGACTTCATTGAGATTGAACTGGACAGACAAGAATTGACCTACCAAGATCTGCTCAGAGTGAGCTGCTGTGAACTGGGTGTTAATCCAGAGGAAGTAGAGAAGATCAGAAAACTACCCAATACACTTCTAAGAAAG AGGTCTGTAGATGAAAGTGGTCACAAGTCTTGGTTAAGTGACATGCACAAATACAGCCAAATCATAATGAAattaaaggagaagaaaaagtttgaggagaaaaaccaaacaaacctgCTACACTTCTAA